From one Kwoniella shandongensis chromosome 4, complete sequence genomic stretch:
- a CDS encoding 60S ribosomal protein uL23: protein MAPSKNAGKAAAKPQDAKAKSAKKAALKGTASHSVRKVRTSVTFHRPNTLRLPRAPRYPRKSVPHLPRMDQFRTIQHPLNTESAMKKIEEHNTLVFIVDLKANKRNIKDAVKKLYDVEAAKVNTLIRPDGKKKAYVRLTADFDALEVANKIGFI from the exons ATGGCCCCTTCCAAGAATGCTGGTAAGG cCGCGGCCAAGCCCCAAGATGCCAAGGCCAAGTCTGCCAAAAAGGCTGCCTTGAAGGGCACTGCTTCCCACTCTGTCCGAAAGGTCCGAACCTCTGTCACCTTCCACCGACCCAACACCCTCCGACTCCCCCGTGCTCCTCGATACCCCCGAAAGTCCGTTCCTCACCTCCCCCGAATGGACCAATTCAGGACCATCCAACACCCTCTCAACACCGAGTCTGCcatgaagaagattgaggagcACAACACCCTTGTTTTCATCGTTGACCTCAAGGCCAACAAGAGGAACATCAAGGATGCCGTCAAGAAGCTTTACGATGTCGAGGCCGCCAAGGTCAACACCCTTATCCG ACCGgacggaaagaagaaggcttACGTTCGATTGACCGCTGACTTCGACGCTCTTGAGGTTgccaacaag ATCGGCTTCATCTAA